From the genome of Streptomyces sp. NBC_00659, one region includes:
- a CDS encoding MarR family winged helix-turn-helix transcriptional regulator, giving the protein MTATDPALTALSQGWCALSLLHGRIEAHIERALQAEHGLSVREYSLLDVLSRQHDGVGGHLQMKQVADAVVLSQSATTRLVTRLEDRGLLARYLCPTDRRGIYTNVSDAGLKLLAEARPTNDAALRDALDDAAKNPELAPLVRAVESASMPVHPVPPMSVPS; this is encoded by the coding sequence ATGACAGCCACGGACCCCGCGCTCACCGCCCTCTCCCAGGGATGGTGCGCACTCTCCCTGCTGCACGGGAGGATCGAGGCCCACATCGAGCGAGCTCTGCAGGCCGAGCACGGTCTCAGCGTGCGCGAGTACTCCCTGCTCGACGTGCTCAGCCGACAGCACGACGGCGTGGGCGGCCATCTCCAGATGAAGCAGGTCGCGGACGCGGTCGTACTCAGCCAGAGCGCCACCACACGGCTGGTCACCCGCCTCGAGGACCGCGGGCTGCTCGCCCGCTACCTCTGCCCGACCGACCGGCGCGGCATCTACACGAATGTCAGCGACGCGGGACTGAAGCTCCTCGCCGAGGCGCGGCCCACCAATGACGCCGCCCTGCGCGATGCCCTGGACGACGCGGCCAAGAACCCTGAACTGGCGCCCCTGGTCCGGGCCGTGGAGTCGGCCAGCATGCCCGTGCACCCTGTGCCTCCCATGAGCGTGCCCTCGTAG
- a CDS encoding GNAT family N-acetyltransferase — protein sequence MADLEIRAADVDDVPVIVAMLADDPLGARRESPDDLSPYLDALERLRRDPNQHLVVAVRDGRVVGTLQLTVIPGLSHRGATRSVIEAVRIHADERGSGLGTELIEWAVAESRRQDCRLVQLTSDASRTDAHRFYERLGFKASHVGFKLPL from the coding sequence ATGGCAGATCTTGAGATACGAGCCGCGGACGTCGATGACGTGCCCGTCATCGTCGCGATGCTGGCCGACGACCCGCTGGGTGCCCGACGGGAATCCCCCGACGACCTGAGCCCGTACCTGGACGCCCTGGAGCGTCTGCGCCGGGACCCGAACCAGCACCTGGTCGTCGCCGTCCGCGACGGCCGTGTCGTCGGCACCCTGCAGCTCACCGTGATTCCCGGACTGTCCCACAGAGGGGCCACGCGCTCGGTCATCGAAGCCGTACGCATCCACGCCGACGAGCGCGGCAGCGGTCTGGGGACGGAGCTCATCGAGTGGGCGGTCGCGGAATCCCGCCGTCAGGACTGCCGATTGGTCCAGCTGACATCCGACGCCTCCCGCACCGACGCCCACCGCTTCTACGAGCGGCTCGGCTTCAAGGCTTCACACGTCGGCTTCAAGCTCCCGCTCTGA
- a CDS encoding serine hydrolase domain-containing protein — protein sequence MTTSHDDLLPGTRRALLHRIAVAQSEGRAPSLVASVVRGGKAVWHGARTSVAGHGPDENVQYRIGSITKTFTAVLVLRLRDEGVLDLGDPLEKHVPGTGAGEVTISQLLAHTGGLAAESPAPWWERTSGSLRPELADVLGRQPFRHPVGRRHHYSNPGYTLLGALVEELRGAPWDEVLRREILEPLGLHRTSAHPQAPHAGGWAVHPWADAMMPEPSEDLGRMAPAGQLWSTTGNLARFAVFLAHGDDRVLSAESVREMRAPAAPPETAELAAGSSYGLALQILHRDGRTFVGHSGSLPGFLAGLVISVEDDVAAVVLANCTSGPPVFTVAADLVRIVAEAEPRIPEPWHPMTEVDQSSLELAGQWYWGTQGFGLRLPADGGLVLGPLSGVGRGARFRANGDGTWTGLDGYYAGELLRPVRRTDGSVSHLDLGSFVFTRQPYDEDAPVPGGVDPEGWRGIQ from the coding sequence ATGACGACATCCCACGATGATCTGCTCCCCGGTACGCGCCGGGCCCTGCTGCACCGCATTGCCGTCGCGCAGAGCGAGGGACGGGCTCCGTCACTCGTCGCTTCCGTGGTCCGGGGCGGGAAGGCGGTATGGCACGGGGCGCGGACCTCGGTGGCCGGTCACGGCCCGGACGAGAACGTGCAGTACCGGATCGGCTCCATCACCAAGACCTTCACCGCTGTTCTGGTACTGCGGCTGCGCGACGAGGGCGTCCTGGACCTCGGTGACCCGCTGGAGAAGCATGTGCCGGGCACTGGTGCGGGGGAGGTCACCATCTCCCAACTGCTCGCCCACACCGGAGGGTTGGCCGCCGAGTCGCCCGCGCCGTGGTGGGAGCGCACCTCCGGCTCCCTGCGTCCCGAACTGGCCGACGTGCTGGGCCGGCAGCCCTTCCGGCATCCAGTTGGACGGCGGCACCACTACTCGAACCCCGGCTACACACTGCTCGGGGCGCTGGTGGAGGAGTTGCGCGGCGCGCCCTGGGACGAAGTGCTGCGCCGCGAGATTCTCGAACCGCTCGGCCTGCACCGTACGAGCGCTCACCCGCAGGCGCCGCACGCGGGGGGATGGGCGGTCCACCCCTGGGCGGACGCCATGATGCCCGAACCGTCCGAGGACCTCGGACGGATGGCTCCGGCCGGGCAATTGTGGTCCACCACGGGGAACTTGGCCCGCTTCGCCGTCTTTCTCGCCCATGGTGACGATCGGGTGCTGAGCGCGGAGTCCGTCAGGGAGATGCGCGCGCCTGCCGCTCCGCCCGAGACCGCGGAGCTGGCGGCGGGGTCGTCGTACGGGCTTGCCCTGCAGATCCTGCACCGTGACGGCCGGACCTTCGTCGGGCATTCCGGTTCCCTGCCGGGTTTCCTCGCCGGACTGGTGATCAGCGTCGAGGACGACGTGGCGGCGGTGGTGCTGGCCAACTGCACCTCGGGGCCGCCCGTGTTCACCGTGGCCGCCGATCTGGTGCGGATCGTCGCCGAGGCGGAGCCGCGAATCCCCGAACCCTGGCACCCGATGACCGAAGTGGACCAGAGCTCCTTGGAGTTGGCGGGTCAGTGGTACTGGGGGACTCAGGGATTCGGACTGCGGTTGCCTGCCGACGGAGGGCTGGTGCTGGGTCCGCTCTCGGGTGTCGGCCGGGGTGCCCGCTTCCGGGCGAACGGCGACGGGACGTGGACAGGACTCGACGGCTACTACGCGGGCGAGCTTCTGCGGCCCGTTCGAAGGACTGACGGCTCCGTGAGCCATCTGGACCTCGGCTCGTTCGTGTTCACGCGGCAGCCGTACGACGAGGACGCTCCGGTGCCCGGTGGGGTGGACCCGGAAGGCTGGCGAGGAATTCAGTAG
- a CDS encoding dihydrofolate reductase family protein, whose amino-acid sequence MRKLIYGMNLTLDGYIAAPGDDIGWGVPSDELFQFWSDQLQATDLSLYGRKLWQTMSSHWPTGDQQPNATSAEIEFARRWRDMSKVVFSSTIDKVDWNTRLVTGDAVAEITRLKAEDGGPMDIGGATLAGAAMRAGLIDEYVLATAPVLVGGGTPFFTALDNWVNLNLVETRTIPGDVVLTRYETRR is encoded by the coding sequence ATGCGGAAACTGATCTACGGCATGAACCTGACCCTGGACGGCTACATCGCCGCGCCCGGCGACGACATCGGCTGGGGCGTGCCGAGCGACGAGCTGTTCCAGTTTTGGTCCGACCAGTTGCAGGCGACCGACCTGTCGCTGTACGGGCGCAAGCTGTGGCAGACGATGAGCTCCCACTGGCCGACCGGCGACCAGCAGCCCAATGCCACCTCGGCGGAGATCGAGTTCGCGCGCCGCTGGCGGGACATGTCGAAGGTGGTGTTCTCCTCGACGATCGACAAGGTCGACTGGAACACCCGCCTGGTCACCGGCGACGCGGTCGCCGAGATCACACGGCTCAAGGCCGAGGACGGCGGCCCGATGGACATCGGCGGCGCGACACTCGCAGGGGCGGCCATGCGGGCCGGGCTGATCGACGAGTACGTGCTGGCCACCGCGCCGGTCCTGGTGGGCGGCGGCACGCCGTTCTTCACCGCGCTGGACAACTGGGTGAACCTGAACCTGGTCGAGACGCGGACGATTCCCGGCGACGTGGTCCTGACCAGGTACGAGACGAGGCGCTGA
- the dnaB gene encoding replicative DNA helicase, producing the protein MTISEPLDDPWADSGPSDRLPPSRRRGNGGRGRDEQHDRDNGSWESGGSAFERVPPQDLDAEQSVLGGMLLSKDAIADVVEVLKGHDFYRPAHETIYGAILDLYAKGEPADPITVAAELTKRGEITKVGGAPYLHTLVQTVPTAANAEYYAEIVHERAVLRRLVEAGTRITQMGYAADGDVDEIVNSAQAEIYAVTEQRTTEDYLPLGDIMEGALDEIEAIGSRSGEMTGVPTGFTDLDSLTNGLHPGQMIIIAARPAMGKSTLALDFARACSIKHNMPSVIFSLEMGRNEIAMRLLSAEARVALHHMRSGTMTDEDWTRLARRMPDVSAAPLYIDDSPNLSMMEIRAKCRRLKQRADLKLVVIDYLQLMQSGGKRSESRQQEVSDMSRNLKLLAKELELPVIALSQLNRGPEQRTDKKPMVSDLRESGSIEQDADMVILLHREDAYEKESPRAGEADIIVGKHRNGPTATITVAFQGHYSRFVDMAQT; encoded by the coding sequence CGACCCCTGGGCGGACAGTGGGCCCAGTGATCGTCTGCCCCCGTCCCGCCGGCGCGGGAACGGCGGCCGAGGCCGCGACGAGCAGCACGACCGGGACAACGGGTCCTGGGAGAGCGGCGGTTCGGCCTTCGAGCGAGTGCCGCCGCAGGACCTCGACGCCGAGCAGTCCGTCCTTGGTGGCATGCTCCTGTCGAAGGACGCCATCGCCGACGTCGTCGAAGTGCTCAAGGGTCACGACTTCTACCGGCCGGCGCACGAGACGATCTACGGAGCGATCCTCGACCTGTACGCGAAGGGCGAGCCGGCCGACCCCATCACGGTCGCGGCCGAGCTCACCAAGCGCGGCGAGATCACCAAGGTCGGCGGCGCGCCGTATCTGCACACGCTGGTCCAGACGGTCCCGACCGCCGCGAACGCCGAGTACTACGCGGAGATCGTGCACGAGCGCGCGGTCCTGCGCCGCCTGGTCGAGGCCGGCACGCGGATCACTCAGATGGGGTACGCGGCCGACGGCGACGTCGACGAGATCGTCAACAGTGCCCAGGCCGAGATCTACGCGGTCACCGAGCAGCGCACCACCGAGGACTATCTGCCGCTCGGCGACATCATGGAGGGCGCGCTCGACGAGATCGAGGCGATCGGATCGCGTTCGGGGGAGATGACCGGTGTACCGACCGGCTTCACCGACCTCGACTCGCTGACCAACGGTCTGCATCCCGGACAGATGATCATCATCGCTGCCCGACCCGCCATGGGTAAGTCGACGCTGGCCCTGGACTTCGCGCGGGCCTGCTCGATCAAGCACAACATGCCCAGCGTGATCTTCTCGCTCGAAATGGGCCGCAACGAGATCGCGATGCGCCTGCTGTCCGCCGAGGCGCGCGTGGCCCTGCATCACATGCGGTCCGGCACCATGACGGACGAGGACTGGACCCGGCTCGCCCGCCGTATGCCGGACGTCTCGGCCGCCCCCCTGTACATCGACGACTCCCCGAACCTGTCGATGATGGAGATCCGCGCCAAGTGCCGCCGCCTCAAGCAGCGCGCCGACCTCAAGCTCGTGGTCATCGACTACCTCCAGCTGATGCAGTCCGGCGGGAAGCGTTCCGAGAGCCGCCAGCAGGAGGTCTCCGACATGTCGCGAAACCTGAAGCTGCTGGCCAAGGAGCTGGAGCTGCCGGTCATCGCGCTGTCGCAGCTCAACCGTGGACCCGAGCAACGTACGGACAAGAAGCCCATGGTCTCCGACCTGCGTGAGTCCGGGTCGATCGAGCAGGACGCGGACATGGTCATCCTGCTTCACCGTGAGGACGCGTACGAGAAGGAGTCCCCCCGCGCCGGTGAGGCCGACATCATCGTCGGCAAGCACCGTAACGGCCCGACGGCGACGATCACGGTGGCTTTCCAGGGTCACTACTCGCGCTTCGTGGACATGGCACAGACCTGA